Below is a genomic region from Paraburkholderia sp. BL23I1N1.
TCGAAGACGGCAAGCATATGTGTATCAAGTTCCGCGATCCGCTAACGGGTTATCCATTCAGCTGGGCGTTTCATCGCGGGCGCAAGAAAATCGTTACGACCCCGCAGGGGCGGCTTACCGTGAATGATGTCGGTACGTTGCACACCGTGTGTACTGCCGGGCAAGGGATCGCGCAAATTCTTGCGCTGGGGGCCGAGTCCCTGCTTGCCAATGGCAAGTTGGTGGAGTTGTTTCCCGACTGGGGCGACGAGGTTTATCCGCTGTATGCGCTCTATCCTTCGCGGCATCATCCGCCCGCCAAGGTTCGGGCGTTTTTCGATTTCATCATGTCGCTGACCGGCGGCGCCGGGCGGGCGCCGGGCGGAAACCCGCAGCTTGAATGAAGATTTCCCCAAGCAACTTTGCTGCATTTCTGCACCAAAATCGCTCAATTTTTCCCCTTCAGACCGCTTTCAGAGAGGAGGCATTTTTTCCGAATTATTACCGATTATTTTTTTCTTGCGATGGACTATTTTCCTGCATGCAGCAACGTGTGCGCGAAGCGAACCGGCTGCCGCCCCTGAACAGATAAGAAAGGCGAAGCCCATGTCCATCTCACAGCCCCCCTCGGCCTCCTCCGCGCCTGTGCCGCGGGTCTCCATCTGCCTGCCCACCTGCAATCGCCCTGATCTGCTCGTTGAGTGCATCGACTCCTGCCTCGCGCAAAGCTACGGCAATCTGGAAATCGTGATCGGCGACGATTCAAAGGACACCCGCACGCAGGAGTTGATGGCGACGCGCTATGCGAACGAACCGCGCATCCGCTATGAGAAGAACCAGCCGCCGCTCGGCCAGGCGGATAATGTCGCGAGCCTGTTCGCGCGCGCACGCGGCGACAAGATTCTACTGATTCACGACGACGACCTGCTCACCACCGACGGCGTCGAGAAGCTCATCTCGCTATGGGCGCTGCATCCGCAACTCGAGGTCGCGTTCGCCGATCAGTACGAGGCCGATCACAACGGCGCAATCGATTTCGACGCGAGCATGCGCCTGAACACCGCGTTTCGCCGCACGAAGGACGCCGAAGGCTTGCAGCCTTTGCCGGGCAGAACCGGGCTGATCCAGATGTTCCCGAATAACGGCTGGATGGCCAACGCGGACCTGGTCAAGCGGATCAGCTACAAGGATCAGTACGGCATGTGCTGCGATTTCGTGTTCGGCACCCAACTCTGTCTCGCGGCGCGCCACGTGTTCTATCTGCACGGATACGTGTCGGTGTATCGGAAGACGGCAACCTCGATCTCGCATAGCACGCGCGGCACGGCGGTTGCCGCGACCGTCAGTGCGTACGCGTTCGTCAAGGCGCTGACACTGCCGCCGCAACTGGAGCCGTCACGCAAGCTGGCGTTGCGCCGGCTCGCGCCGGTCGTCGTCTCGGTTCATGCGAGGAATCAGCGGGCGGCGCTCGGGCTGAAGATCGCGCTCACGCATCTGTTCGCCTACAACTATGGCTTCAGCATGCGGCTCTATTACCACCTGCTCATGCTCTCGCGTGCAGCCGTGCACGTGCGGCAGCACGCAGTGGTGACGGGTGTGGCCGCGGCCGCGCCTGCAGTTTCTGCCGAACCGCTGGCCGCCGTGACGGACCTTGTGACGGAAAGTGTTAAGGATCTTGTGACCGATCGATCCGAACTGATCTGACGCAAGCGCCGCGTGCAATCGATAGCCACGCGTGGGCGTCGCCTCAGCAGCGGCGCAGCACGGACAGAACCAGGAATGCGCCTGCAATAAGCGTGTTTTCAGCTAAGCATCCGCTCATTAGCAAACGCGTATTTGTCGCTTGGTCTTGCACGTGCGGCTGATTAGGATGGACCTCGAACCGTCACCAGCCCGAGGTGATCCGCCATGTCCGACAGTGCCTGTTTCAAGCCGCGTGTGATCGAGCCGGTCGTCGTCAATCAGCCGGAAGGATTGGGGCTTGCGGTGGAGTTGTGGCTTGCGCATCCCGTCGACGGAATCGCGGGCCGAGCCGTGCAGATCCATTTACGAAGCGATGCGAAGATGGCGCAAGCCGAGGCGCTGCGCGATCTGCTGCATGTACTGGGCACGGAGATCGTGGTGGTTTGAGCGGGTGCCGTGCTTGTCGACGTTATAGAAAAACGGCGGCCGGGTTCCCCCTGACCGCCGTTCTCAATTAACGCTCATGCGTCATGCGCGCTGTTCGAGCGTATCGCTCACGCTCAAGGTTCGTGACGCAGATACCCTTCTTTCGAAGGATCGCGCATACGCAGCGATACGAGGCCGGCGATCGCGCACAGCGCGGTCACATACCAGTAGAACGTCGACTCGTTGCCCACCGACTTCAGCCACAGCGCGACGTATTCCGCCGAACCGCCGAAGATCGCGTTGGCCACCGCATACGAGAGACCCACGCCGAGCGCGCGCACTTCCGGCGGGAACATTTCGGCCTTGATCAGGCCGCTGATCGACGTATAGAAGCTGACGATTGCCAGCGCCACGACCACGAGGCCGAAGGCCGCATACGGGCTCGTCACGTCTTTCAGGGCGTGCAGCAGCGGCACGGTGCCGATGGTCGCGAAGAAGCCGAAGAACAGCATCGAACGGCGGCGGCCGATACGGTCCGACAAGGCGCCGAACGCCGGCTGCATCACCATGTAGACGAACAGCGCCGCGGTCATCACGTTGCTCGCCGTCTTGGCATGCATACCGGCTGTGTTGACCAGGTACTTCTGCATGTACGTGGTGAACGTGTAGAAAATCAGCGAGCCGCCGGCCGTAAAACCGAGCACCGTCGCAAATGCGCCCTTGTGCAACCACAAGCCGCGCAGCGTGCCGGCTTCCTTGCGCTGACGCGTTTCGGCCGTGGTCGTTTCGTCGAGCGATTTACGCAGATACAGCGCGACCAGCGCCGCCAACGCACCGATCACGAATGGCACGCGCCAACCCCACGCTTTCAGTTCCTCGGTGGAGAGGGTTTGTTGCAGGACCACCAGCACCAGCAGCGCGCACAACTGCCCGCCGATCAGCGTGACGTACTGGAACGACGCGAAGAAACCGCGGCGGCCCTTGAGCGCGACTTCACTCATGTAGGTGGCGCTGGTGCCGTACTCGCCGCCCACCGACAGGCCCTGGAACAACCGCGCGACCAGCAGCAGCGCCGGCGCCAGGGCGCCGATCTGCGCATAGGTGGGGAGCACCGCGATCACGAGCGAGCCGCCGCACATCATGAACACCGACACCATCATCGCGGTCTTGCGGCCGCGCTTGTCGGCGAGCCGGCCGAAGAACCAGCCGCCGATCGGGCGCATCAGGAAGCCCGCGGCGAAGACGCCGGCGGTGTTGAGCAACTGTGTGGTGGTGTTGCCGCTCGGGAAGAAGGCCGGCGCGAAATACAGGGCGCAGAACGAGTACACGTAGAAGTCGAACCACTCGACTAGGTTGCCCGATGAAGCGCCTACGATCGCGAAGATGCGGCGCCGGGTGTCGTGTGCGTCGTGCACCGTGGCCACGGTTTGGTCGGTCAGGTCGGTCATTCTGTTGTCTTTCCTTGTCTTTAAACGGAGGTGGCGGTCGTGGCGCCGCCTTCACAACACGCGCATCGAGGTGCCGCGGTGGCACCCTGGCGGTGTGCGCGAATTTTACAGAAATGCAAGGAGGAGATGGGTGTTTGTTAGGGACTACCCCGAGAGGCTCGTTGCAAGCTCCTCGAGCCCGGCTTCGTGAGCGTCACGCATCAGTGCTTCGACTTCCGGCAAGGTGCGGCGCACGTCCTTTTGCAATTTGATCAGCGTGCGGGTTCGCAGGCGCGACACGAGGAGTTTGAAGGTGCGTTTTTTTCAGTACTTTTTCACAAATTACTGAAAAGTGGACGGCGAGCGTCCTGCCAGACTCCGAATGACAAAAGCCCCTGTTCGTCGCTGACAAACAGGGGCCCTGCACCACTCAGGAACCAGCCTCAGACTCTTATCGCCGGCGGCACATACTTGCACTCGTACCGCTTCCTCACGGTCCCGTTCTCATCAACGCTTTCCAAGTAAACATCGAACTGCCACAAGCGCGCCATGTGCTTGAGCACCTCGTCGCTATCGCCGGACAAATGCCGGTTGTCGCTCATGAAATGCCGCAGCGTCAGACTCCGGTCACCACGCGTGTTCACCGCCCACACCTGAATATTCGGTTCGCGATGATGCATGTCGTACTGCCGCGACAACGCCTGGCGCACATACTGATAGCCACTATCGTCATGAATTGCCGAGACTTCGAGCGCATCGCGCATGTCGTCATCGAGCACCGAGAAAAGACGCATCTCGCGGATCAGATGCGGCGACAAATACTGCGCGACGAAACTCTCGTCCTTGAAGTTGCGCATCGCGTAGTGCATCGCCTGCAGCCAGGGACTACCCGCCAGCTCGGGGAACCACTTGCGGTCCTCCTCCGTCGGCGCTTCGCAGATCCGGCGGATATCGCTCATCATCGAAAAACCGAGCGCGTACGGGTTGATGCCGCTGTAGTAAGGCTTCGTGACCGGCGGCTGGTAGACCACATTGCTGTGCGAATGGAGAAACTCCATCATGAAGCCGTCTTCCAGCTTGCCCTGGGCGTACATCGTGTTGAGCAAGGTGTAGTGCCAGAACGTGGCCCAGCCTTCGTTCATGACCTGGGTTTGCCGTTGCGGATAAAAATACTGCCCGACCTTGCGCACGATGCGGATCACTTCCCGCTCCCACGGCTCGAGCAACGGCGCGTTCTTCTCCGCGAAATACAGCAGGTTTTCCTGCGGCTCCGGCGGATAACGCTCCTCGATTTCCTCCGGCAACGGCGTATGCCGGGTCGGCAAGGTGCGCCACAGTTCGTTGACCTGCGACTGCAGATAAGCCTCACGTTCGCGGCGCGCCGCAAACTCCTTTTCCAGCGACAGTTTCTGCGGACGTTTGTAACGGTCCACGCCGTAGTTCATCAACGCGTGGCACGAGTCGAGCAGTTCCTCCACCCGGTCGAGCCCGAAGCGCTCCTCGCACTCCGCGATGTAATTCTTCGCGTAGACAAGGTAATCGATGATCGCGTGCGCATCCGTCCATAGCTTGAACAGATAGTTGCCCTTGAAGAACGAGTTGTGGCCATAGGCCGCGTGCGCGATGACGAGGGCCTGCATCGTCATCGTGTTCTCTTCCATCAGGTACGCGATGCAAGGGTTCGAATTGATGACGATCTCATACGCCAGCCCCATCTGCCCGCGACGGTAGCTCTTTTCGGTGGAGAGAAAGTGTTTGCCGAACGACCAGTGACGGTAGTTCACCGGCATGCCGACGGATGCGTAAGCGTCCATCATCTGTTCGGCGCTGATCAGTTCGAGCTGGATCGGATACACGTCGAGTTCATATTGCTCTGCAACACGGGCAATATGCGAGTCGTACTCTTCGATCAATTCGAAGGTCCAGTCGGACGGGCACGGCAAAGGCCGTCTATCGGCTACGTTCATACGGACTTCCCTTTGCCCCTCAGTGGGCGTTCCGGTGTGTCCCCGTGCTGCAGCGGCGTCGACTGCTCCGGCTGCGGCGGTTCCCGTATCGTCCGCCTTCGCCTCGGCATGCCCCGACTGTTGCTGCTGCGGCACGCCTTTTCCACGCTCCGGCTGATAGCCGCGCGCTTCGTTGTGCAAGTGCTTTGTCATGAAGACGCCACCTGCTTCTCAAACAGTTCCCGGAATACCGGATAGATGTCAGCCGCGGTTTCGACCTTCTTCATCGCCATGTGCGGCTGGCTGAGCGCCAACTGGGCATATTCGAGCCACAGGTTCTGCTCTTCCGGCGTGACCTGGATATACGCAAAATAGCGCACCTTCTCCAGGATGTCATCCGAAAGTATCTTGCGGCACTTGGGTGAATCGTCGGTCCAATTGTCGCCGTCGGAAGCCTGAGCGCCGTAAATATTCCATTCAGTCGGCGAATAGCGCTCGTCCATCACCTTCTGCATCAGCTCCAGCGCGCTCGACACCACCGTGCCGCCGCTTTCCGTCGAATGAAAGAACGTGTCTTCGTCGACTTCCTCGGCGCGCGTATGGTGGCGGATGAACACCACCTCGATCTTCTCGTAGTTACGTTTGAGGAACAGATACAGCAGGATGAAGAAACGCTTGGCGAGATCCTTGCGCTGCTCGTCCATGGAACCGGACACATCCATCAGACAGAACATGACCGCCTGGCTCGACGGCGTGGGCTGCTTCACACGATTCACGTAGCGCAGATCGAACGGATCGATAAACGGAATGCGCCAGATGCGCCCGCGCAAATGGTGGATTTCCTCTTCGAGCAGTTTGATCTCTTCGCGACGGTCGTCCGGATCGGCCTTCATCACTTCGAGTTGCCGTTCCATCTCGTGCAGCTGATTGACGAGCGGCGCACCGAGCGCAATCCGGCGGCCGAGCGCGCTGCGCAGCGAGCGGACCACGTCGATATTGTTCGGCGTGCCTTCGGCCGCCCAGCCGGCGCGGATACTTTTCCACGTGGGCACGGCCATCAGGTGAGTTTTGACGAGACGCGGGAGTTCGAGGTCGTCGAAGAAATATTGCATGAATTCTTCGCGGCTCAGCTCGAACACGAAGTCGTCCTGACCCTCGCCTTCGTTGCTGGCCTGACTGCCCCCGCCTCCGCCGCCACCGCCTTGCGGGCGCTGAATCTTGTCGCCGCGAATGTAGTCGGAGTTGCCCGGATGCACCATTTCCCGCTTGCCGCCGGGACCATGCCGGAACGACGGCTCCGCGATGTCCTTGCGGGGGATGGTGATGCTCTGGGTGTTCTGGATATCTTTGATGCTGCGGTCGCGCACGGCTTCCGAAACGGCGCGACGAATGTAGTTCTTAACGCGTCGCAAAAAGCGCTCGCGATTTGCAATGCTCTTGTTTTTACCCGCTAACCTGCGGTCGATGATTTGATGAAGCACGCCCGGTCTCCAGTGTCGATCGGAGTTAGTGCTTCAGCACTGACTCCGATCCCATGCAGCTGCACTATTTCGGCTGCGCGAGACGCACGTTACCTAGGCATATCTACAAACGCAACGCTATGTCCAGGCAACTTGCGCCTCGCAAGGTGCCCGCGCAGCCGGACCGCGCGGGCGGCACGCAGTGCGTATCATGACGACTTGCGCACGCGCAGATACCAATCACACAGCAAGCGCACCTGCTTCGGCGTATAGCCCTTCGTCACCATCCGGTTGACGAAGTCTTCGTGCTTGCGTTGCTCTTCCGCCGAACCCTTGGCGTTGAACGAGATCACCGGCAACAGTTCTTCCGTGTTCGAGAACATCTTCTTTTCGATCACGACGCGCAGCTTCTCGTAGCTGATCCACGCGGGATTCTTCCCCGCATTCGCAGCACGCGCACGCAGCACGAAGTTCACGATCTCGTTGCGGAAGTCCTTCGGGTTGCTGATACCCGCGGGTTTCTCGATCTTCTCCAGTTCGGCATTCAGCGCCGCACGGTCGAAACTCTCGCCGGTGTCGTGATCGCGGAACTCCTGGTCCTGAATCCAGAAGTCCGCATACGTCACGTAGCGGTCGAAAATATTCTGACCGTACTCGGAATACGACTCCAGATACGCGGTCTGAATCTCCTTGCCGATGAACTCGGCATAGCGCGAGGCGAGCACGTCCTTGATGAACGACAGGTACTTCTGTTCGGTTTCCGGTGGGAACTGCTCGCGTTCGATCTGCTGTTCGAGCACATACATCAGATGCACCGGGTTCGCCGCGACTTCCGTCGAATCGAAGTTGAATACGCGCGACAGGATCTTGAACGCGAAGCGGGTCGACACGCCGGTCATCCCTTCATCCACGCCCGCGAAATCTCGGTACTCCTGATACGACTTGGCCTTCGGATCGGTGTCCTTGAGATTCTCGCCGTCGTACACCTGCATCTTCGAGAACAGGCTGGAATTCTCCGGCTCCTGCAAGCGCGTGAGCACCGACATCTGCGCCATCATCTTCAACGTACCCGGCGCGCATATCGCACTAGCCAGTGACGAATTACGCAGCAGCTTCTCGTAGATCTTGACCTCTTCACCGTAGCGCAGGCAGTACGGAACCTTCACGACGAAGATCCGGTCGAGCAGTGCTTCGTTGTTGCGGTTGTTGCGGAACGCCTTCCATTCGGACTCGTTCGAGTGGGCCAGGATCACGCCGTCGAACGGGATCGCGCCGAAGCCTTCCGTGCCTTTGAAGTTGCCTTCCTGAGTGGCGGTGAGCAGCGGGTGCAAGACCTTGATCGGCGCCTTGAACATTTCGACGAACTCGAGCAAGCCCTGATTCGCGAGGCACAGGCCACCGGAGTAGCTGTATGCGTCCGCATCGTCTTGTGCGTACTGTTCGAGCTTGCGGATGTCGACCTTGCCGACCAGCGACGAAATGTCCTGATTGTTTTCGTCACCCGGTTCGGTCTTGGCGATACCGATCTGACGAAGGATCGACGGGTAGCGGCGCACCACGCGGAACTTGCGGATGTCACCGTTGTATTCGTGCAGGCGCTTCACCGCCCACGGGCTCAGAATGTTTTTCAGGTAGCGGCGTGGAATACCGTATTGCTCTTCGAGGATCGGACCGTCCTCGTCGTAATCGAACAGACCGAGTGGCGACTCGTTGACGGGCGAGCCCTTGATCGAGTAGAACGGCACGCGTTCCATGAGTTGCTTCAGACGTTCCGCGATCGACGATTTACCGCCGCCGACCGGTCCCAGCAGATACAGAATCTGTTTCTTTTCTTCGAGCCCCTGGGCCGAATGCCGGAAGTAGGCGACCACCTGCTCGATCACCTCTTCCATTCCGTAGAACTCACGGAATGCGGGGTATACCTTGATGACCTTGTTCGCGAAGATACGCGACATCCGCGGATCGTTGCGAGTGTCGATCTGTTCTGGTTCACCGATTGCCGTCAACATGCGTTCGCCAGCCGTAGCGTACGCGGCGGGATTGTCTTTGCAGAGCGCGAGATACTCCTCGAGCGAGAGTTCATCCTCTCGTGTTTTCTCGAAGCGGGTCGCGAAACTGCTGTAGATATCCATGCTACCTCCTCGCCGAAGTCTAGACCGATGTCGTGCGCGGCGCGCTATTCGGAAACGACATCGCTCGAATTCATCCTAAACCCTTTTAAATTTTTTTTCACGGACTACGTGATGAAAATCGTGCCGAGTTGCCCTCCCTACAATCCTCACTTGGAAACGCAGATACGGTCACTTACAATCTTGCGCTCACATGAGAGTGATTGCCGGCCCACGTTGCCTGCCCCTCCAACGCCCTCTGCATACCATGCTGCTCAGCATGGTTCGCCGTGCTCTGTTACACGAATCGCCTTGTTCATCGAACGATCTCACTGCTGCACCGGACAACCTGTCTGCACGCGCACACTTTGTCGCATCGAACGCGGACGTCATGCAATTTCTAGTGCCCTGAATCTTTTTTCATCAACGCATGGCATCGCCATTCGGTCTACAGCACCAGGCACTGTGTTACATGTTTATTCGCCATGCCGACCCGAAGCGCTGTTCAGCGGTGCATCGTCCAGCAGTTCGTCAGCACACGGGCGGTTTTGTTCCACGCCATGTGTCATCGAGCGCATGGGTATCGGCGTGCGCTTGCCGCTCATGCGGGGCCCGCGTATTAACCGCACCGGCAACATGGTTAGCCGAACGTATAACTGGATCACGGCCGCTCAATGAGTCGCTTCATAGGTGTATACCGCAAAGCACCGCAAAGCCTCCCGTGCAGATGCGCCAAATGTAAAACGGCTGCCCGTGGGCAGCCGTTTGCTCGATGCTTCGTCACGAGCGGTTACACGCCAACCGCCGCAAGCGGACCGTTACATGTCAACCGAGGTATACCGCGCCACGCTCAGGTCAGTTCAATTTCCACTTCCCCGAGACCGTCGATGTGGCCGCGCACAATGCCCGGTTTGTCCACATTGTGCGCACCGACGTACGAACCGGTGGTGAGCGTCCATTCGGGCTCGATGGTGATGCCCATGGCGGCGCAATGGTTGACGAACCACACCAGCAGTTCGCGTGGATCGCCGGCCGGATTACCGGTGGCGTCCGGCACTAGCGAGTCGCCATCGAAGCTCAGTTCCAGTTCGGGCGAGACGAAATCGAAGCCGCGGGCGAGGCCCGCATAGGCAACCGGATGACCGGTGATCAACGCGCCGTTGTTCTGTGCGTCGGCCAGTTGCGCGAGCGGTGCGACATTGGGCCACTCGGCAAAGCGGCTATCGACGATCTCGATGGTCGGCAGCACGACGCCGACCTTCGAGAGCACCTCGTCGCGCGCATAAGCCCGGCCGCGCGGCTCGATTGCCTCGGCGAAACGAAAGGCAATCTCCAACTCCACCAGCACCCGGAAGAAGCCGGCATGGGCCACCCGGGCGGGCGACGGCAACACCAGCGAAGCCGGAATCGGCGCGCCCGCGGCGGCGCCGCCCGGCGCTCTGGCGCCGATCTTCCACGCCCCTGTCGCGTCGCCGAGACCTGCGATGACTGCCTGCTGGATCGCGTACGCGGTTGCCGCGTCGGGCGGCAGGCTATCGGGTGGGGGCGCATCGATCGGGCGATGCTGCCGGCGCGCTTCGACGAGGCGGTGCGCGAGGTCGTATTGCGTCATGTCGGTCCTTTGTGGCTGGCGCGTTGAGCGGTGGGCTGGCGCGTTGAACGGTGGTCTGCCGCGCTGGGTTGCGGCAGTTGGAAAAGCGGGCTCACGGTCCGCGCACGGACTGCCTGCGGCGGCGAGGTTGCCGATGCAAGCCATAGTCGCGCCCGTCAATGTACCGGATCACGACGCTCGCCAGGGTGCCGACAACGCTCGCAAACGTTACTTAGTCCGCAGACCATGAAAAAAGACCGCGGTTGCATGCGCAATCGCGGTCTTTATCGTCATGCGGCCAATCCGCATCAGCGTGGTTTCGTCTAATGCTTCATCGGGAACGAATGTTGCAACACGCTAGCCGATCAGAAGGTTTCCCAATCATGATCGCTGCCGGCGCTCGCCACTGCCTTGGCCGGCGCCCTGGTCGGCGCGGCGGCTGCCGGTGCTGCGGCCGGTGCGGCTGCTGCCTTGGCGGCTGTGGCCGGGTGCGACACCGGGTGTGACACTTTACGGGCCGCCGTCGAGCGAACCGGCGCGGCCGCGCGCTTCGGCGCCGCGTTCACCGGCGCCTTGTATCCGCCTTCTTCGAGCTGGAACACGGCAACCGCGGCACGCAGCTTGCCAGCCTGATCTTCGAGCGAAGACGCCGCAGCCGCGGCTTCTTCAACCAGCGCGGCGTTCTGCTGCGTCACCTCGTCCATCTGGGTCACCGCGCGCGCCACCTGGTCGATGCCGCTGCTTTGCTCTTCCGAGGCCGCCGCGATCTCGCCCATGATGTCGGTCACGCGCTGCACCGCACCGATAATCTCGGTCATGGTGCGGCCCGCTTCGTCGACCAGCGCCGAGCCGGACTGCACGCGCTCCACCGAGGTGTCGATCAGCTCCTTGATTTCCTTGGCCGCCGCCGACGAACGCTGCGCGAGGCTGCGCACTTCGCCTGCCACCACCGCGAATCCGCGCCCTTCTTCGCCGGCCCGCGCCGCTTCCACGGCCGCATTCAGGGCCAGGATGTTGGTCTGGAACGCAATTCCTTCAATGATCGAAATGATGTCGGCAATCTTCGCCGAGCTCTGATTGATGTCGCCCATCGTGCCGACCACCTGGCCGACCACCGCACTGCCCTTGTTGGCAATCTCGGACGCATTGGCCGCCAGCGAGCTCGCCTGGCGAGCGTTGTCGGCGTTCTGCTTGACCGTGCCGGTCAGCTCTTCCATGCTCGACGCGGTTTCCTGCAGCGCCGAGGCCTGTTCTTCCGTACGCGAGGACAGATCGATATTGCCGGCCGCGATCTGGCGCGTGGCCGTCGCGATCGACTCACTGCCGCTGCGCACCGTACGCACCGTTTCGGTGAGACTGCGCTGCATTTTGGCGATGCCTTCAAGCAACTGCCCCATTTCGTCGCGCGAGGTGACTACGACCGGGCGGCGCAGATCGCCTGCGGAAATCGCGTCGAAATGACCAAGGGCTGCGTCGAGCGGGCGGCCGATCGCGCGGCTGAGCGTCAGGTAGGACAGCACAGCGGCGAGCACGCCGACCAGCAGGGCGACGGCGCTCACCGTGCGGAACACTTCGAAGCCGCTTTGCGCGGAGTCGTAACCTTGCCTGGCGGAGACGAACTGGAACTTGCGCAGCGCGTCGTCCGAGCTGGCGAGCTCGTTGTAGGTCGCCTGCAGGCGCTTGGCGCCTTCGACGACCTTGCTCTGGTCGTTCGCTGTGATGAGCGCCGCAAACGCGTCCAGTTGCTGATGCAGCGCGTCGCGTTTGGCGACGACGTCCTGCGCGAGACGGTCTTCCTCAGCGTCGCGCGGCAGGTCCATATACTTTTTCCACCACGTGTCGGACGTCGCACGCATGCCATGCGCACGCTCGACCGCGGTCGCCGCGTCCGGCGTGCCGATCATGAACGCCGCCCGGTCGAGCGCCAGCCGTTCGCGCGCCGCATACAGCTCGGCGTTGCCGATATCGACAGCGCTCGGCATTGCGTTAGTGAAAGTGTCCTGGTAAGCGTCGTTCGAACGGCTCATGCCGAACAGACCGAAAACGCCGATGGCCACCAGCAACGCGGCAAGAAAAGCCATCGTTAGGCCAATCCGGGCCTTGATCGTGATGCCTTTGTTCAACATGCTTGTTCCTGTACCTGGCAAAAGAGAGGCTGCGTGCGCAGCGCGGAATCGCGTGTGGCGTCTGCCTGCATGGCGCTCATTTGAAATGGCGCTCTAATACCCAGGTTTACGGCATTCCCTTTGCATACTTGAAGGCTTTATATGGTATGAAGAAAGCCGTTGTAAGCAATTGGAAGAAATTACAAACAAATAACAGATTTGAGCCGTGTGGTAGTTCGGCAGCGTTTCCGCCAGTCACGGAAGTGTTTTCAGACGGCACGGAAGACCGGAATCGTGCGGGTGGAGGTGCGAGGCGGGAGTGAACGGAGCGCCCGGCTTGCGGGACGCAATGGCGCGTTTAGGAATGGGCGCAAAGCGCTTACGCCCTGCCGCGTGGCCGACTTTCTCGCACGAT
It encodes:
- a CDS encoding methyl-accepting chemotaxis protein, coding for MLNKGITIKARIGLTMAFLAALLVAIGVFGLFGMSRSNDAYQDTFTNAMPSAVDIGNAELYAARERLALDRAAFMIGTPDAATAVERAHGMRATSDTWWKKYMDLPRDAEEDRLAQDVVAKRDALHQQLDAFAALITANDQSKVVEGAKRLQATYNELASSDDALRKFQFVSARQGYDSAQSGFEVFRTVSAVALLVGVLAAVLSYLTLSRAIGRPLDAALGHFDAISAGDLRRPVVVTSRDEMGQLLEGIAKMQRSLTETVRTVRSGSESIATATRQIAAGNIDLSSRTEEQASALQETASSMEELTGTVKQNADNARQASSLAANASEIANKGSAVVGQVVGTMGDINQSSAKIADIISIIEGIAFQTNILALNAAVEAARAGEEGRGFAVVAGEVRSLAQRSSAAAKEIKELIDTSVERVQSGSALVDEAGRTMTEIIGAVQRVTDIMGEIAAASEEQSSGIDQVARAVTQMDEVTQQNAALVEEAAAAASSLEDQAGKLRAAVAVFQLEEGGYKAPVNAAPKRAAAPVRSTAARKVSHPVSHPATAAKAAAAPAAAPAAAAPTRAPAKAVASAGSDHDWETF